The Sandaracinus amylolyticus genomic interval CGTGCGCATCGTCGGCGGGCAGCACGACCTGCGTGCATCCCTCGGCGTACACCGCGCACGACGCGTCGGTGATGCGCACGCGGAAGCCGTACGTGCCCGGCGCGAGCGGCGCGATGGGCGCGCCCTGATCGCGCACGTCGAACTCGTCCTCGTGGAGCACGCTCCCGCGACAGCTCCCGGACGCCACCGTCACCGACGCGCGCACCGCGCGCTGCGCGAGCGCGTCGCTCGCGAAGACGATCTCGAACGTGGCGCGGCGCGGCGACGCACAACCGAGCACACCGGCCACCGCGAGCGTCGCGAGCACGGTGCGGCGGATCGATGGCTCGAGAGGCTGGCGCATCGCTCGGCGAGCGCTGCAGCGCGCATGCCTCGGCACGAGCGTCGCTACGTGCGTCACGGGGCGATGACACAAGCCACTTCGATCACTGGCGAAAGCGCGCACGATCCGGGGCGCACGACGCGCGCGACGAGGCGCGACGGATCGCGGTCGGCTCCCGCGTGGAGCGCGCTCGGCTCCGCGTCGCTCGTGGTCGTGACGGCGCTCGTGTGCGACGCGTCGAGCGCTTCGGCGCAGGCGTGGGAGCACGAGGCGATCGCGATCGCGCGCGCGGGTCGCGCGAGCGAGGCGATCGAGCGCCTCGAGCGCGCGGAGGCCGAGGAGGTGCGCGCGCGCAGCGAGCTGGTGGCGCTCCACGCGCTGCGCGCCGAGCTCCGCGACGCGCTCGGCGCGCACGACGCGGCGCGCATCGATCTGCGGAGGCTCGCCGCGCTCGACCCGACGCGTGATCTCCCGTCGAGCGCGACGCTCGAGCTGCGGCGCGCGCTCGACGAGGAGCGGGCGGCGCTGGGAGGCGCGCTCGCGGTCGACGTCGACGTGCAGCGCGGCGCCGGGCGCGCGGTCGTGCGCGTCCACGCGCGTCACGCGCCGAGCGGTCTCGTGCAGGCCGTCCGGGTGAGCGTGCGCAGCGCGCGCGACGGGCGCTGGCAGGTGCTCCACGGCGACGAGGTCGACATCCCGATCGAGTCGATCGACGCGCTCGATCTCGCGATCGAGCTGCTCGGACCGCGCGGCATCGTGCTCGCGACGCGCGGCACGACCGCGCTCCCGGAGCACTTCGCGGGCACGACCGCCGGCGAGATCGCGGCGCGCGAGGAACGAAGCGGCGACGACACGCTGGTGTGGGTCGTCGGCGTGTCGGTCGGCGTGCTGGTGGTGACGGCCGCAGTGCTCGGGCTCGTCTCGACGGTCGGCTCGCAGGAGAGCGATCACACCGCGGTCGACGGGCCCGTCGTGCGCTTCTGATCGAGCGCGTTCAAGCGCCCCTGCAGCGTCGCGATCTCGCCGATGAACGGAACGTCGCGGATCTCGCGACCCTCGACCATCCCGCGCTGGCCGACGGCACGCTCGTGATCGCGCGCCGCGATCGCCTTCACGAAGAAGTCGCGCAGCAGCGGCGCGACCCGCGCCGCGTCGTGCTCGAACGGCGCGCCCGCGCGCCACGACTCGGCCCACGCGCGGAAGGGCTCGCGCGCGAGCTCTCCGACGAGCGTGGGTGCGGCGAGCTCGCGCTCGATCTCGGCGACGAGCCCGCTCGCCTCGACGAACTGGGCGAGGCGCTCGCGCTCTTCGCTCGATCGCACGCGGTGCGCGCCCGCGATCTCGACGGGCGCGGCGCGCAGCTCGACGAGCTCGCCCGAGCGCATCCACATCGAGAGCACGCCGCGCGCGTGGTCCACCGCGACGATCGCGCCGGGCGCGAGCGCGACCTCGCGCAGCCGGCGCAGCGCGCGACGCCGCAGCACGACGAGGAACGCGGCGAGCCCGACGAGCAGCACCACGAGCGATCCGAGCGCCCACGCGCGCCAGTGATCGATCGCGATCGTGATCGCGACGACGATGCCCGCGAAGAGCGCCTGCACGACGTGGTCGCGCCAGGTGCGCGCGATGTCGCGGTCGAACGCGGCCCGGAGGTCGTGGTGCACGGCGCGAGGATACGGCCGTTGCGGTCTCCTCCTCCCGGCTCCACAAGCGGCGCCCACAGGAGGATCGGATGGAGCACAGACGGCTCGGCGGCTCGGGGCTCAACGTACCGGTGCTGACGCTCGGCACCGGCACCTTCGGCGGCACGAACGAGTTCTTCCGCGGCTTCGGCCAGAGCGACGTGGCCGAGGCGACGCGTCTCGTCGACGTGTGCCTCGACGCAGGCCTCACGATGTTCGACACCGCCGACGTGTACTCGGGCGGCGCGTCCGAGGAGATCCTCGGCCAGGCGATCCGCGGCCGGCGCGATCGCGTGCTGATCTCGACGAAGGCGACGTTCCGCAACGGCCCGGGCCCGAACGACGTGGGCTCGTCGCGCCATCACCTCGTGCGCACCGTCGAGGCCTCGCTGCGCCGCCTCGGCACCGACTACGTGGACCTCTTCCAGCTCCACGGCTTCGACGCGCTCACGCCGATCGAGGAGACGCTCGCGACGCTCGACGATCTCGTGCGCGCCGGGAAGATCCGCTACGTCGGCTGCTCGAACTTCTCGGGCTGGCACCTGATGAAGTCGCTCGCGCTCGCCGAGCGCCACGGCTAGGCGCGCTACGTCGCGCACCAGGCGTTCTACTCGCTCGTCGCGCGCGACTTCGAGTGGGAGCTCATGCCGCTCGCGCTCGATCAGCAGGTCGGCACCGTCGTGTGGAGCCCGCTTGGTTGGGCGCGCCTCACCGGCAAGATCCGCCGCGATCAGCCGCTGCCCGAGGTGAGCCGGCTGCGCAACGAAGCGTCGCGCGCAGGCGGACCGCAGATCCCGGAGGAGCACCTCTACCGCGTCGTCGACGGGCTCGACGAGGTCGCGCGCGAGACCGGCAAGACGGTGCCGCAGATCGCGCTGCGGTGGCTCCTGCAGCGCCCGACGGTGTCCACGATCGTCATCGGTGCGCGCGACGAGGCACAGCTGCGACAGAACCTCGGCGCGCTCGGGTGGACGCTGACCGACGCGCAGATGGCGAAGCTCGATGCCGCGAGCGCGGTGCCGCGTCCCTACCCGTACTGGCACCAGGAGCAGTTCGCCGAGCGCAACCCGCTGCCCGCACCGCGCGGCTGACGCACACGCTGCGCACCGCGCGCAAACGCTGCGCAGCGCTTCGCGCGAGATCGCGAAGACGCTGCGCGGCACGCGCGATGCTGAGCCGCGTCGCGCATGACCGACGCGTCCTTCACACCGGTGCCGCTCGCGCGATGGACGATCGCGTGCACGCTCGGCGAGCTGCTCGGGTTCGGCGTGGGCGGCGCGCTCGGCGCCAGCGCGTTCATCGCGATCCCGGACCCCACCACGCTGCCGCTCGCGGCGATGCTCGTGCTCGCGTGCGTCATCGCGGGCCTGATCGAGGGCGCGGTGCTCGGCGGGATGCAGTGGCTCGCGCTGCGCACGACGTATCGCTCGCTCCCGGCGCGCGCGTGGATCGCGACGACGGCACTCGCGGGCGCGACCGGGTGGTTGCTCGGCTCGCTCCCGCCGACGCTGGTCTCGCTGCTCGGCGCGCCGACCACGGGCGACGCGCCCGCGTGGGATCCCGATCTCGTGACGACGGTGCTCGTCTCGGCGGCGCTCGGCGCGGTCCTCGGCGCCATGTTCGGCGCGTTCCAGTGGCTCGCGCTCCGCCGTCACGCGTCGGGCGCCGCGCGGTGGATCGCAGGCAACGCATGCGCGTGGGCGCTCGCGCTCCCGTGGAGCTACGTCGCCGGCGGGATGGCGTCGGCCGCGACCCGCCCCGACGTGATGATCGCGATCGTCGCGGGCACCGGCGTGATGATGGGCGCGACCGTCGCGCTCGTGAGCGGGCTCTTCTTGCGCCGCATCGCGCCCCGCACGCGCGAGCGATCTCTTCAGGTCGGTTAGGGAGATCGTAGGAAACGGGTCCGTCGTCGCCTGCCCAATCACCCTCGTCCCGCACGAAGAAGACCGCGGGCGAGGAGACCGAGAAGGCCATGACGACGACGACTTCCCACCAGCGCCCGAGCTTCTACCGCGAGGTCCACAAGGGCGTTCGCGCGATGCTGGCCTCGCTGGTGGAGCGCGCCGGCCGCACCGACTTCGGCGACGCGGGGAACATCACGCGGCTGCGCAACGAGACCACCGAGATCTTCGCGCTGCTGGAGTCGCACGCGCACCACGAGGACGAGCACGTCGGACCGCTCCTGCGCAGCTACGCGCCCGTCACCGCGGCCGAGCTCGACGCGGCCCACGTGGAGCACCACGAGCGCATGCGCCTGATGGTCTCGACGCTGGTCGCGGCCGAGCGCGGTGGCCCGCGCGCCGCCGATCTCGGGCACGAGTTCGTCGTCGCGCTCTCGCGCTTCGCGGGCGAGCTCGCGCTGCACATGGCGGACGAGGAGGAGCTCGCGATGCCCGCGCTGTGGGCCGCGCTCGACGACGCGCGGATCGACGCGGTCCACCAGGCGCTCGTGCGGTCGATCCCGCCCCAGACGGCGTTCGCGTTCTACCGCTGGATGCTGCCCGCGGTGAGCGCGCCGGAGCGGCTATACATGCTCGCGGCGATGCGCGCGGGCGCGCCTCCGCAGGTGTTCGACGCCGTCGTGGCGCTCGCAGCGCGGGTGCTGAGCGCCGAGGACTTCGCCGCCCTCGCGCCGGTCCTCGGGGTCGCGAAGCCCGCCGGTCGCGTGTCCCACGCAGCGTGAGCGATCGCGTTTGACACGCCGCGTCATGCGCGCGACGTTGTCCGACCGTGCCTCACAAGTCCGTTCTCAGCGCTCACTGCTCGTCGTTTTTCGGCCTCTTCGCGGTCGTCTCGTCGTTGCTGACGGTGAGCGGCTGTGCGCGCGGCGGCGCCGATGGACGGGACGCGCGCCCAGCTCAATCCCTCGACGCCGGCCCCGCGATCGACGCGGCGAACGACGCGGGAATGGGCGACGACGCGGCCCCCGCGCCGATCGACGCCGCGACAATCGACCCCGACGACGCGGGGGATCTCGATGCGTCCTCGAGCATCGCCGACGCCTCGACGAGCGACGCCGGCACGGTCGATCGCTGCGCGAGCGTCGACTGCGCCGGCCTCGACGGCCCGTGCGTGGTCGGCGTCTGCGACCCGCTGAGCGGCGCGTGCCGCGCCCAGCCGCGCGCGAGCGGGACCGGCTGCGACGACGGCGATCGCTGCACCACCGGCGACGCGTGCAGCGCGGGCACCTGCGCCGGCACCGCGCTCGACTGCACGTCGATGGACGGGCTCTGCGCGCGCGGCACGTGCAACGCCGCGACCGGCGCGTGCGTCGCGACGCCCGTCGCGGACGGCACGTCGTGCGATCCCGACGCGACGGACTGCGTGACCCAGACGTGCCGCGCCGGCACTTGCGGCGCCGTCGTCGCGAGCGACTGCACGGCGTGCGGCGGCGGCGTGTGCGCCGCGGGCACGTGCGGCGCGGCGCCCTCGGCGCTGCACTACGGCTTCGAGGCCGGGCTGCCGAGCGGATGGACCGTCGGCGGCGCGGGCGGCTGGGTGATCGACGGCTCGCGCGTGCTCTCGGGCGCGATGGCCGCGCACAGCGGAGCGACGGGGAACGGCGCGACCTCGTCGATGCGCGCGAGCTTCACGGTGCGCGAGCGCTCGCTCGTCACGTTCCGCCTCTCGACGTCGAGCGAGCGCAGCTACGACTGGCTCGAGGTCGCGGTCGACGGCGTCGACCAGTGGGGCTGGTCCGGCGAGACCGCGTGGATGCAGGCCGCGGTCGTGATCCCCGCGGGGACGCACGTCGTCGAGTGGCGCTACGCGAAGGACTCGAGCGGCGCGCAGGGCAGCGATCGCGTGTGGATCGACGACGTGCGCGTCGAGCACCTCCAGCCGAGCGCGGACTTCGAGAGCGGCGTGATGCCGAGCGCGTTCACGACCTCGAGCACGACCGGCTGGGTCGTCGACGGCAGCAGCGTGCACGCGGGCGCGTTCGCGGCGCGCAGCGCGGCGATCGGGAACGACGGCGCGTCGACGCTCTCGCGCCTCGTGTCGCTCGGGGCCGCGGGCGAGCTCTCGTTCTGGGTGCGCACCTCGACCGAGCGCGACTACGACGTCCTCGAGCTCTTCGTCGACGGCACCGCGCGCGGCGAGTGGTCGGGCGAGACCGCGTGGACGCGCGTCAGCGTCGCGCTGAGCGCGGGCGAGCACCTGATCGAGTGGCGCTACTCGAAGGACGGCAGCGACGTCGCGGGCATGGACCGCGTGTGGATCGACGACGTCGCGACCGGCGAGGCCGCGGGCAGCGGCGCGATCTGCGGGCCCTGATCAGATGCGCTGCGCGAGCTCCTCGCGGACGCGATCGCGCGTCCGATCGAGCTGCTCGCGCGTCGCGCCGAGGCGATCGAGCAGGACCTCCGCCATCGCCAGCGCGACCTCGGCCTCCGCGGTGACCACCACGTCGGCGCCCGCGGCGCGCGCCGCGCTCGCCTCCGAGAGGTACGGCGCGCGCGCGATCACGCGGAGGTCCGGGCTCAGATCGCGCGCCGCGCGGATCACGGCGTCCGCCGGCGTGCCCACCGCCGCGAACACCAGGGCGCGCGCCGTCCGCACGCCCGCCTGCTCCAGCACTTCCTTCTGCGCCGCGTCGCCGTAGATCGCGCGCACGCCCTGCTCGCGCAGCGCGCGCACCGTCTCGACGTTCAGCTCGAGCACCGTCGCCGCCACGCCGTTCTCGCGGAGCAGATGCACGAGCGTCTCTCCGACCGGGCCGTAGCCGACGACGATCACCGGGTGCTCCGCCGGCTCGGGCGGGGGCCCACCGGGGGCGGCGTCGGTGTCGGGCCAGCGCGCGGCGAGCCACGGAAGTACCCGGAAGATCAGCGGATTCAGCGCGATGGTGAGGATCGAGGTCGCGACCAGCACCTGCATCGCGTTGGGCGGTAGCAGACCGAGCTCGCCGCCGAGCACCGCCACGATGAACGAGAACTCGCCGATCTGCGCGAGCGCGAGCCCGACCGTCAGCGCGGTGCGCCGCGGCCTGCGCAGCGCGCGCACCACGACGAACGCAGCGACCGGCTTGGCGATCAGCACGATCGCGAGCGTGGCGAGGATCGGCAGCGCGTTCATCGCGAGCTCGCCCGGGTCGAGCAGCATCCCGACCGAGACGAAGAAGAGCACCGCGAACGCGTCGCGCATCGGCAGCGCCTCCGATGCCGCGCTGGTGCTGAACTCCGACTGCCCGACGACCATCCCGGCGAGGAACGCGCCGAGCGCCATCGACGCGCCGAAGAGCACCATCGAGCCGACCGCGATCCCGAGCGCGATCGCGAGCACCGTGAGCGTGAAGAGCTCGCGCGAGCGAGTGCGCGCGACGCGACCGAGGAACCACGGCAGCGCGCGCCGTCCGACGACGATCGTGAACACGACGAGCGCCGCGAGCTTCACGACCGCCACGACGAGCGCCCACAGGACACCCCCGACGCTCTGTGCCTCGCCCGAGCCGAGCACCGGCATCAGCACGAGCACGACGACGGTGAACA includes:
- a CDS encoding hemerythrin domain-containing protein, with amino-acid sequence MTTTTSHQRPSFYREVHKGVRAMLASLVERAGRTDFGDAGNITRLRNETTEIFALLESHAHHEDEHVGPLLRSYAPVTAAELDAAHVEHHERMRLMVSTLVAAERGGPRAADLGHEFVVALSRFAGELALHMADEEELAMPALWAALDDARIDAVHQALVRSIPPQTAFAFYRWMLPAVSAPERLYMLAAMRAGAPPQVFDAVVALAARVLSAEDFAALAPVLGVAKPAGRVSHAA
- a CDS encoding cation:proton antiporter; the encoded protein is MPHELPLVFTITGGLVAALFAGLGAQRLGISPIVGYLLAGVAIGPFTPGFVADSHIAEQLAELGVVLLMFGVGLHFHARDLLAVRAVAIPGAAVQIAVATALGVVVAVAFGWSIAAGLVFGVAISVASTVVLTRVLSDNDALHTPAGHVAVGWLIVEDLFTVVVLVLMPVLGSGEAQSVGGVLWALVVAVVKLAALVVFTIVVGRRALPWFLGRVARTRSRELFTLTVLAIALGIAVGSMVLFGASMALGAFLAGMVVGQSEFSTSAASEALPMRDAFAVLFFVSVGMLLDPGELAMNALPILATLAIVLIAKPVAAFVVVRALRRPRRTALTVGLALAQIGEFSFIVAVLGGELGLLPPNAMQVLVATSILTIALNPLIFRVLPWLAARWPDTDAAPGGPPPEPAEHPVIVVGYGPVGETLVHLLRENGVAATVLELNVETVRALREQGVRAIYGDAAQKEVLEQAGVRTARALVFAAVGTPADAVIRAARDLSPDLRVIARAPYLSEASAARAAGADVVVTAEAEVALAMAEVLLDRLGATREQLDRTRDRVREELAQRI